From a region of the Rhipicephalus microplus isolate Deutch F79 chromosome X, USDA_Rmic, whole genome shotgun sequence genome:
- the LOC142775607 gene encoding uncharacterized protein LOC142775607, with protein sequence MPLATLKVECAAFPEGAVLVAGLLPDKVLYCMATRMAKQADHTARKQCPLAEPSLINRGNAIYCMAATALWLTDGDIRGASAMWMPHARNLCEKGSPPPLVNQVSSSCAQPCTCFRLHRVMATRMVKEADHTARHQRALAERSSIDDRGYAISCMAATTLRETDGDFRGANAMWMPHARNLCKKGSLPPLVKQVSCSCA encoded by the exons ATGCCACTGGCTACACTGAAAGTGGAGTGTGCGGCTTTTCCCGAAGGAGCAGTGCTCGTAGCGGGATTGCTTCCAGACAAGGTGCTCTATTGCATGGCGACTCGTATGGCGAAGCAAGCTGATCACACTGCGAGAAAACAGTGTCCACTGGCGGAGCCAAGCTTGATCAACCGAGGCAACGCGATATACTGCATGGCGGCCACCGCACTGTGGTTGACTGACGGCGACATCAGAGGAGCGAGTGCGATGTGGATGCCTCACGCAAGAAACCTCTGTGAAAAAG GGAGTCCGCCACCTTTGGTCAATCAAGTGTCCTCCTCCTGTGCCCAACCATGCACTTGCTTCCGTCTACATCGAGTCATGGCAACTCGTATGGTGAAGGAAGCTGATCACACAGCGAGACATCAGCGTGCACTGGCGGAGCGAAGCTCGATCGATGACCGAGGCTACGCGATTTCCTGCATGGCGGCCACCACACTGCGGGAGACCGACGGTGACTTCAGAGGAGCGAATGCGATGTGGATGCCTCACGCAAGAAACCTCTGTAAAAAAG GGAGTCTACCACCTTTGGTCAAGCAAGTGTCCTGCTCCTGTGCCTAA